The Desulfatiglans anilini DSM 4660 genome contains a region encoding:
- a CDS encoding HEAT repeat domain-containing protein, producing MDEKEAQKVFNDFYTDNVPESINDRHLLNAGKAIVPYLITEIQKEDMPKRGYAALALGKIGDRRALPVLIRMYENPTLMGIPPGVLLTAIWHIDPKLGEELASKYKGGDEFMNRTIELLRKGII from the coding sequence ATGGATGAGAAAGAAGCTCAAAAGGTATTCAATGATTTTTATACTGACAATGTACCGGAATCCATCAATGACCGACATCTCCTGAATGCAGGGAAAGCGATCGTGCCCTATCTTATCACCGAGATTCAAAAAGAGGACATGCCAAAGCGAGGTTATGCTGCTCTAGCTTTGGGGAAAATTGGAGACCGGCGGGCTTTACCCGTTTTAATTAGGATGTATGAGAATCCAACCTTGATGGGGATCCCTCCAGGCGTGTTATTAACGGCAATTTGGCACATAGATCCCAAACTTGGAGAAGAGCTTGCCAGCAAATACAAAGGCGGCGATGAGTTCATGAATCG